TATGGCTGCCCAATACATCTTAGTAACACCATGGCAACCACTATGGCAGCAGCCTTTGTACAATCAAGCACTACATAAAAATCTAGTTCAATTTAAATGCTTATTTATGTATAAGATAgtttatatgtaaacaaaaccttacaAAACACAGGAATTTTAAAAAGACCTGAATCTGTCCCCACTGTTAATATTAGATACTTTCAACTGTTTGCCTGGACAATACAAACTACACAAAGTCAAAGTGATATCAGTCGAGCTCACCAGAAGACTTCCACAGCAGACTTACATCCAGCCGACCATAGCGCCGCATCACTTTTGGAAAGCGGTATAGGAGTCCTGTAAGCCTTCTCAAAGTTCTTGCAAACCCCTTTCCCAGACCCATAACTCATGACCCGCTCCACCAGCACAGCATTAAGTCTTAATTCAATTCTTAATTTAGTCTCAATTCAAGCTTGCCTTAAACTCCTGTGCAGTTATTGTCTAAAATATCTTCAATCGAAGTCTAAGTCACGAGTCCATTTTCTCTGTGTCATTCTCTGCCATTCAGCCCTGAACCTCATCATGGTCTCAGTGTATTAACTGCTCGAGTCTTCTGTCATCAGTCGACCTGCGCtagtatgtgtgtgcgtgcgtgtcaGGGGTGCAGTTGTTCACTGGCCGGGTGTCACTGTGAGAACCATTGTGACCATCGTTCTGCTGTCACAGGACTGTGTGGCTTCTTTAGATACACTGTTACTACAGctacacaaacagacagatggacattAGAGGGGCGAACAGGTGGGTGTCAAATAGCAGGACACAATACAGTCCGTGAAAGCCCTAAATTACGTGGACTTGCAGGATCCAGTGTACAGAATAGATTGTCTGTGAGTTTCACAAATAGGTATCAGGTAAAGGGAAATGTTTTTGAAAGATATACTGAGCACAGAGATGACACCAGAAAGCAACTCATTGGCTGAATAGAACTTTACTCAGTTGGATTAAAGATTTATTCAATTATTTGAACCATTAGCAAACTGATACATGAACTCACTGGGGGTCAAAGAACACAGAGTATACATTTATACAATGTACATATCAGGATATTGATATGTACAATAAAAAAGTCTGCTTAAAAGGGCCtctctgctctctctctcttttctctcttAATAATCTAATGACTCAAAGCAGCAGCaggtgggtgattctcacgaaaccattgaaacaccacggcactaatgattttagctataaaatgtgtaatatagtaatattaaaaagcctcagaattaacacaatactgtgttctaccttgcacaatgtgtgatttcaacataagaatttataatttgtcaattttatctcattttctgcagaaattctcattaccgcaatgcgtccggctgtgtttgaacatgcgttatgctgtaatttaaacatattaaaacaaaaatatttagaaaaaaaataaatggatgttttgctagactactttagatgacagaaaaataatttactgaatattcatgtataattataatgaagaaaaatttggaaattgatgtgtccatgcctgatgttctcatcctccgcaacactttttgagaacagtttaagcacacatacagaattttaataaagtttgattttgagtgaccaagcacatggaccagttacttcaagatggctaccaggtaagatcatctctttatatctttccagttaaatttgaaatattctcttgtcagaatgcttacacgacattttgattatcattaccgaaacaggtagttttctacatttcgaaaattgtttgatttacaatttattatgaaaatgttctttattaaagtctaattatatgcactgaataaaaaatgagcaaAGCCTACGTGGCTTCtctatttttagcaaaacatactggggtacctcatcctccgcaacaccatTCTCATATACCGCAACCATTTAATAGCAGTTGCGGTAAAGATAATTTCTGTTTCGGAAAtgagaatttaagcatattgtttattacatttaaatatctcttatgaatttaatatacatttaaaatgtaataactgttGATATTTTGCTTTATGATGCTTCATTGTAGATAGTCAGCAAGTGAGAAAAAAGCTTTAGCAAAGGCCAGGTTGACAAAGTTCAGGGAGAAACTTAACAGCAATCCAGAATGGCTCGAGGAGTACAGaaggaaggagagagagaaGTTAGGTTTGGAGATGTTACTAGCAGGTGTAATTAgcaaaaaacacactacagtgttaggaaatgtacatgacacacacacaacacaatgcAACAAGTCTATACTATATGATGATgtgtacattaatttttttcccCATGTTGTGAGACATGCTAATTTAATGTTATGCTTTCTTTCCACTTTCAGGTATCAAAAACAACCTAGCGATGGCACGCCACGCATCTAGGCGCTGCAACATCAGTTGGATCACAAGATCCACAAAGTTGGATCCCATGCGTGCCAGCATCTCAGCTACCTGCGACCGCACAACGCGCGCTGTCTGCCTGGGAGCGATGGACAAAGGGAGTCTAAAGGCGGCACCTCCTTTCTGCGCAGTGCGTGAGTCACAGACACCAGAGAGGATGGCCTAAAAGCGCCCGGCGCTGTGACAGAAAGCGGGTTGCTGCGCAATTCATTACGACTGTGCATTAACTCTTTCCGCCTCTGCTGTCTTCGCAGCATGTGGGTCATGTTCGAGAGTGGGGGGGGGGTGTGTTGTAGACGCTTATGTGAGGAGGGGCCCTGGGGCGAGCAACACAAAACCAACTGAGGAGAAAAATGCTCTGTTTTTTAGAGGCTTCGTTCCGGACGGCAGTCCCCCAGGACCTAGTTTCTTGCATCATATACTGGAAGACTTGTGCCAGGGACTCTTGTAATGCACCACCGGTTCTGGTCCATGAGACACAGGTTGGTGAGGTAGGAAGTGGCTCAAAGCCTTAGAGCTCTTCACCGCTTCCGAGAAATGCTCCGTGATTGTGCCCACCGTGTCGCCAAACAGGCCGGATGGAGAAACAGGCGTGACTGTGCATGACCACCATGAGTGGTCTTCGTGGCCCTTAGCGTGAAATCCGTAGCCATTCTCAGATCCCTGAAGGTATTTAGATCCGTGCTGCCCTCATCCAGAGCCTTAAGCACCTGCGCCTAAAAGATCTGTAGGACCGCCATAGTGTGCAATGCAGACAGAGCCTCTCTCGGCGCGGGTATGCTTTTTCGGACAGGTGTGCTGTCATGAGGCTTCAGTAACCTCAAAGCTGTGCCACACCATCCAAGGAAGTGGGCAAGGGGCAGAGGTGAGCAGTCCTTGATGGGGGGAATACACAGGTAGCCtacctaagaaaaaaaatggggggaGGGGTAGCCCACGCTTTGGTGATTTTCTTCCGAGCATCAGCGGGGCCGCCTGagtgaagaaaacaaaagtcaagcttgCTTCTCTGGGGTTCTAGTGGGGTGCTCCACTCAATCTCCAAGTCCTGCACGGCTTTGAAGAGAATGCGCACCAGTTCCTTGTAGAAGGATGGCTGTGTGTCTGATGCACCACGTGGAGCCTGGTCCCAGTCTCCATCCAACGCTGTCAGAGAcatctcatcttcctctgcCGGAAACCCAAAGGAAACAGACCTGGTGGCTCCCGGTTCAGGACACAGGCTCTCGGCGACAAACTGAACCAGTTGAGCGAGGGGAGGACGACCACCAGCGGCTCTTTGCCGGCAGTGGGACACTGCAGTAAGAAACCTCCAAGGGCGATGTTGAGCCGGGTCCTGAGCACCTTCATCTGGAGATCCTCACAATAAGGGACACCCTTGGCCAACAATTGCCGCCTTTGGGTGGAGAAGCCCCAAGCAAAGCACACAGAGCTCGTGTGAATTGGGTGGGTCGATCAGACCTCCGCACCACAAGCAGATTTGCGACATCCCGGAACACAGAGAGGGCTGCTTACATTTCAACCTGAATTCAATTTTGCTGCCTATGAAGTCTGTCCTAAAGCATTTCTCGGAGCTGCCATTATGCAGCCAAAGTCATTGTCTCATAAGGCAGCGAGGGAACAAGTCAGCTGTCTAAACTTTCGGAtacagcctctctctctctctctctctctctctctctctctctctctctctctaatcgAAACAGATACAGAATGGTAAAAGGTcagaagaccaaatcatatccagcaaggaaatttttttcatcttatttacacaaatgttttgtgatatccagctgacattagctggccatttctcaatccgatggctgcagccttcagagctcgcatttgtaggcagcatatgtcatcaagaccatcttatttcagtatgttaaatgcataaatggggACTTAAATATGACACAAAGGAATATTAATATAAGCCTTCCTGTTCTcctgttttttctttaatatttctttcaaagactacacaataaaacagttttgaacTTGAACGCATGATGCTGTAAATATAATCAGACTTTctattttaaaatttgtttttaacaaaatctcaggctagtatacgtattctcattaccgaaataattaacctcatttccgaaacctatgtatcattaccgcaacagatgcttattaaatgttaatttcattaatagaagcataatactttgattctAAATGcttgtgcagaatctccaaattatgttctttcaggtttgtaatgtaattttgaaaatgtgtcaggtttcttcgaaatataaaaaaaaattgttgtaaatTGTGGAAGGTGTTGCGGTATATGagctaaataaaaataaataaaaaaaacgttaaatttaaaataaatattatttcagaattttaatttactgtgcatgactattaataatcaatttttaaaaatgtgaaaatatattagcttttctaacagtgttgatgttttctgactgttgcggtaatgagattttttaggacttatttttgaaattatgttacaaaaagtgttaaatgataagtaaacgtttttaaattaaCGTTCCCATATACTTCAGACTTTGTTTCTAATGTCTGgtgaaaaaaaagtaaatttaagcaatttttacattttcatgcttgacatttttacaaccaagttttcgtgagaatcacccaggtAGACTCAGTGAAAGTTACCTTTGTCCAGTTGTTCCACCTGAGTTACTTACCACATTATTTGTTAGCTGTAAATAGACAACTTTTGCACAACTGCAGTTCAGGCAAATGATACAGAGAGCCATATTGAGGACAAAGATtgaaaaaatgataaaaaaaaatgtcagagggcttttttgccaaaaaatccctTGTAGGAATAACCTTGGATTTTGCAGTATGTTATACTAATTCAAGTTCAACAACAAATGTGCTTGCAGATAAAGATAATACTTTGCATATGTTTCAGAGGAATCCTGTCAACAATGCCAGTCATTCATTCTAGAAAGAGaacctttaaaaaataatgtcaaTAGCGGAGACCATTTCATGTGCAAATGGTCAGTGTGTATGAATCTTGAGTAAGTTCAGTGAAGTTTTTTATGTAAGTCTGTTTACCGCATTGTTAATTTTTAGGAATGCAGTTGTGAAGTCATCTGTTCGGGTTATACTGTGAACTCATCATGGCAGAATGTGCAACACAACAAACTCACTTTTCAAAACCAGTCTGTCAAGATGCCTGCAGATAAGTGTGTGTTGAGGTGAACACACATATCTGTCACATACTGAATGTGTGTTCAAAATAATGTCATTTCAGCTAGCTCAAAATTGTATCCATAGTCATTTACAGAAAGCATAGTCCAAGAAGAATCCCCTTGGGATGCAGATCAAGTTCAAGGTTGTGATGGACCATAAGAAGTTTGAACCTACATTCTTTTAGTTATGAGTCTGAGCCTCCAACGTAAATGCTACACCACCACATACTTCTGATATTATTCACGTTGTTAAATTGAACACCTCCCTGTTATATACTCCCTGTTAAAATGTCTAACAATAAGTAGCAAAAGAGTTCATAGTACAATAATTTCTATAATTCTGGCACATTTGaatgttaaatacattttcaaattcAGTTGGACAACTTGTAAATGGTTAATATAACGTTTTCTCACCTTTGCACGCAAGACCACCGTCTAAGATATACCCGCAACACACATCGCACCATGCATGCGCCGCGTCCTGACCAAACGTGTGTCCCTCCCCTTTCTCCTCTTTAACCCGTGGATCCTTAGCCGAGGGTTCGAATATCGTCCTTACATCAGGAGGtttgtagcctctttttttaGACCGGGGTCCGGCAGCTCCGTTGTCCACCGCCTTCGGTAGCTCATCGCTTGGCGGAGAGTTTGGAGAGATGCGTGGTCTCTGTGGGGACGCGGGTCCCTTCACTCCCTTCATCTTCACGTTGCGCATTCTGGATTTGGCTTTTGGTGAATTCATGTCCGATCTTTCAATCAGGTCGCTTTCTTCTATCCGCGAGGTCGGTAATCTGTTGAGCTGAGGCACCGCTAACGGCGACACGACGGCACAGTGACGCGGTGGCGAATACTTCCTGCTGTGATGCATCATGTCAATTATTAGGCTACCACGCGTCAGTGCGCCAAAGAAAACAGAACGCATGTAGATGTTAGGTCTATACTTAGTAATTTTTGTTGAGACATTTCTTTGGCTTGTAGAGATTATCACCGTGGTTCTTTAAGAATTGTGCTCAAGCAGGTAGGACAGGTGCACAAAACCCGTATCGTGTTTCATCTGAGCTGCGCACAAGATGTCTGGGCGCATACCTCAAGTTTGGGCTGGTGTTGATTCAAATAGATAGGAGTCGGAAAGTACGgctattatacatttttatcaataGACTTAAATCTTATTGCTAGTAGAACAGAACCTGTAAAATCAAATACctatttggatataaagtgtcaGCTAAATGATCAAATGGTTAAAACATTACGCTGAGATGAgagattttatttcattttattaattGAAAAAGTTATACAAACAATTGATTCttttaaatataacaaaattcATATAAAAGAAACTCGTGAAAATAAATATCAAACAATTCTTTTAGGCAATTTTAACAAAATtaagtatgtataaaataataaaaagtacAAGAATTGAAAAAAAACCTTCTTATTATAAAGTAGCCTACCCCTGTTTCTTTTCTGAGGCAGTATTGTTGTCAttcttaatgtttttattgCCTTTATCAGCTTGTTCAGGTGGAAAAAACCTACAGGATCATTCATGATGACACActgaataaaagtttttatccCACTCAAATAAAGTGACCGTGCTCCCTGAGAAACACAAGCAATGTGAGGAGAACTTCTTCTATCCTCATTCAATCTCTTCTTCATCTTCTTCCTCATCTTCTACCTGTGAAGAGAAAAATAGCACTGTGACTACAATTACGCAGTCTGTTTAATATAGGTCATGTAAGTGCACTAAAATAGTAGTGTGCACCACTACGATTAATAACAGCGGGACACTTACGTGGCCTATGTTTATGCTAATCCAGTTGGGGAATTTTTCCTGTAAATACTTGGCACCAAAGCCAAGCACTCTTCTCATTGGATGGTGGTCTACACCGAAGAGCTTACTGGTGGCTTCACAGATCAGAGCTACTTCGGTTTTCTCAGCTTCTTCTTGTGGGGGCAGCTCTCGGGTAGCACTTGTGCAGAATGAATCCATCACTGTAGTAAAGAAGCCGTACGACAGCGAGGACGCCAGAGATTCACTCAAGGCCTTGTCTGCCATGATCTAGAGTACAATTGACATTGTAAGTCTTACAAGTGACGTGTTTACACCAGCATATGCTAAAGTTTACAGGGTTTTGGAATCCATACaaaattttgtttacattatatgcatttttttaacattacagATTATAAtgtgtaaacatatttttaaggacagagaaaaatatatattgtaatTTTGTCCACAAGGGGTCACTGCAAAAACTTGCATTGCATCTAATGTCACACTCACAGAACACACTACATGTctgatcttctttaaataagATCACAAAAACAATCCACTGACCTTTTCATTCAGCTCATCCCCATGTACTTTTAGGAGCTCCACAATTTTCTGGATGAGAGGGTCTTGAGAACACAGTGGACAGAAATTAGACATTTGCATTGTGCTTaataaacatttgaataaaCTAAATTTACTGTCAGTCAGACACAAAGTCGAGAGAGAAAATCACGTACCATCTTCACCATCAGATTCTATGTCACATGGGTCCAAGTGCACAGAGTTTGATATCTCTGTTAATTGACTGGCCATGTCCTCCACTTTCTCAGCATCTGAGACAACGGAGACATCTGAGACACCTGAGACATGATATAACATCATACATTATACACACACTTTACTTATTAAACTCACATTCTCCTTATGAACATCCTTTTATAATATGAAATGTACAGTCGTCACAAACAGTCATTTGAAGttagaaataataatatgtGTCACACTCACCTCTTACCATTGCTGGCCCTTTCATGTGTTCGGAATCCAAGCGTTTTTTTGCTTGGGGTTTAACACACATGAACAACCCAGAAATCCTTTTATTTaaacttttctttttctttttactgCGTACATCACAGTCTTCTGTTGTTAAAGTCTTTTCCTCTGTCCTGTCCTTCTGCAGACGAGAGTCTGTGGGTCGTCTCTTGCGTGTGTACGCCATCAGGAGCCTAAACTCCAAACTGTCTTCGGCAAGGACTTGGACATGATTGTTGCTTTGATCTGTATCCCTGGATAAATATATACAAGTCGTCAGATATGACTAGacttcaccaaaaaaaaaacacacgttGAGGTGGTTACCAACACCATTTAGATATAGCCTACCACATCCATCCCTTAcacaaattaaccatggttttactacagttaaaaccaaaaaaacatggtcactgtagtaaaaccatagtaactacaaaataaccatggtttgacgatcatggttttcaaaaaccatggttaaaccagttagtgtagtaaaaccatggttttgctgatagtaatcaatacaccaaaataccatggttactacacttttaccacaataaaaccatggttaatttttgtcaGGGCATACTGTAAATGACCTGCAtaattcatttatcatgaaaaACATATACAATGGGTAACTGGGTTAAAGTGAGTTGTGTACAACTAGTCATACAATCTTAACCTGTCCCTGTGGGACCATCTATTTCAagaagatgtttttttttgatACTTTGACTTGAAGTTACTtttagtcactttggataaaagtgtctgccaagtatataaatgtacatatagTACACACAGTGTTCCTGTTAAACTGATCTAACGAGTGTTTTTTTACTATTAATATGTGAAAAACtggtaaaaatttttttactaagtatACACTAAATGCATGTGCTACAAAAGATACGTTTTTATAGAAATTAATctattaaataaacaattatgtgaataaaaaataaaagagttatgttttttcctattattttattttaaaattgaaattatttagcatatattaaaCTATTTTGGGTCAATTTGACCCCAAACATTAAAAGTAAGCTAAAATGTGAACATAACAGGAGGGTTATCTACTTTAACATAACATAAGAGTTCAATTTTACTTCGTTTAACTTTTTTACTTACTTGTACTTGTTTCATTATAATTTACAGTACAATGGAAGCTGAATTTTATCAAGGTTTCTTTTAAGGCGATACTGCGTGAATAAGTCAGGGCATGTCCACTCAATACGTTTGTTTCATTTTCAGCCGGTAAACACATTCCCACATATTTCCAATGAAGTTTGTAACAGGAACTGCacaaattaaattttatatGTATTCGTATCACTCTTGCTTATGTTCCATAAATGACGTATCGATACAAAATGATCAATTTAAACTCGCAGCTACTCACAGTCGCGGATTATTATCTGATTATTTATTGAAAAAGGCTTATGCTACACATTGAACGACACTTTTATAAAGTTTTTCCTATGTATACATTGTGAAAATAAAAAGTACTACTTACATGATCAGATACTGTAGCCTATACTCTTCCGGACTGCTGAACTGGTCATCAAAGTTTTTTATGATCTACTCCAGGCGGGGCGGAGACTGAATGAGTGACTCATTCACGATGATTCAACAAAACCCCGCCCACTAAGGACGACTCAGACTCAGCAGAATCAACACAGAAACtgtaatacatttataaagataATTATATTGGTTTTAAGGTAAAACTTATTCGTCTTTGTGGGTCTCTATTAGTACTTATTTGGCAAATGGGAACCAAAAAACACCATTAAATCCTACTGAAATAAAGCCCTAAACACAATGCATTGAGACATTTGTAATAGGTTTTAATAGTAAAGAGCCAATGATGGTATTTATAATGTAAACCTTTAGTTTTGTACTGTTTATTTCAGCAGGGCAATCTGACACACTTGTCTATAATCAGCTTTTAAAACACAGTCTATAGTGCAGTCATAAAACAAACCACAGCATAGATAAACTAGAAAcagaaataaacattaatacTTAGTGCAGAGCAATGTTTTTAAACATAGCATGGTATTAACATGTTTTTACATTGAAGGTTTGAACTGTTTTACCTGCTCTGCAGGTTAATGAAACTTTTCTCTAGAAAAAAAAGACAGACGCTGGTACTTTCCATCTGACTGCCGTTTAATGAGAAAACATTCCCAGTTATGAGATCGTGCAACATAATATCTGTCACATGTACTTATGTCCAGAGTCTGCTTAACCTCATACACTCAAAAAACAGATATTTAGAAATTAAGAAGTAAAATAAACCAAAACATTCAAGTAGTTTCATCTTTAAAAGATAAAAAGCAAAATACAACCACTGAacaattttcatatttcataacttaaaaaagaaaatgtcatTTTGTTACATAATTATTGAGGGGTAAGAAACATCCAGAGGTAACAAAAATCCATGCACAATGATGCTTTTACAATCTCAACCGATAATACAGAATATCACAGCAGATCACTCATATTTATATCGATCTCATGAAGACTCAGCGTGGTCCTACAGGCAGCCGTTGTCATGCATGTCTGATAATTTCTGGTGACTGATGAGACGTGATACAGGACTATGTAATGTCAACACTCCACTTAACTCTGTACTGTTTAAATACTCTTTCTTGTCTTTGTATGGCCTTATTATAATCAGCAACTTGGCATCTGAAAGAAACCAACAAGCTGCCATCACACACATTCATTCCATCCGTAGTTCATCTGCTTGTCGTGAAACATTAATGTAATGTATTAGATAAATGCACAAATGTCATCCATTCATATTGCATTGAATATGGCTCAGATCTTTTATCACTTTTTTTCAAGATTACTTCACAATCACACCACTGTAACGGCACACAAACAAATCAAAAAGAACAGAATGTGTAAAGAAGTTATGCTTTTGAGAAAATGACAGGGTTTTGAGTTTAATCGTGGAATACGTTAATCTCTAAAATAATAAACTCTAAAATCATAAACAACTTCGGCAGCTTTCTTTAAAAGCAGGATGTGTCCAGAGGACCTGCTGGACAAAAGGGAATGATTTCTACAGCGTAACACCATTCTCAGTTTCCTGTGCTTCTTTGGCACACATGACGCGTGAAAGTCCACGGCCGATCATTTCTGGCTATTTAAACACCTTGTTTCTCTTAAAACGAACCTGTGATCCGTGCTGGCAGGCTTTATAAAACCAAAATCCATCTTTGAATAAATAGTTCAATAAATAGAGCAATAAATAAATGCTAGGACAAAGCCAaccaaaaaatttaaaacatCCTAAACTCCACAGTGACATTAGTGGAAAACAACAGCTAGACATTTCCGATTAACTTGAGTCATTTCTTTCTTCAAGAGGAATGACCTGAGCCGTTCTCCACGCAcatctttctatctgtctctcCTCCTCacgctctctgtctctctctctgtgagcATGAGCGTGCTCTAATGCCAGGAAGAGCGCTAGCAGCCCCCATCTGTGGGTGCAAAAATACTCCTAACACCGGGTGCAGTAAAGCCCATTCAGACTGCCGTCTCGAGATCCTCGTGTGCGATGGGATGATCCGACGTCTGCCGCTCCAGAAGCGATGCCATTTCGGAGTTCCCAGCATCCAGGGCGTAATCCTTAGGAGTTTTTCcctaaaaaaaatacacaatggCAATTCATGTCTAATTGAAAGTTGTACTTTTTTTCGGTAACTGCTGGTCTTGAAAAATCTTGGATAAAACTAATTCTCACCAGGAGGTTTTTGTTAAGGGAAGCACCAGCGTCAAGCAGGCGTCTGCACACCTCGTAATGCTGCTGCGCAGCAGCTTTGTGTAGAGCAGTGTCGCCTCTAAATAACACAAATGAGGACAAATCAAATGCCACTTCGAACCACAGgtggaaaaataaatatgtccACAGGATATACATACGTTTCCCTCTCGGTTAAATCCAACATCAGTTTTGAACCTGCAAGAAATGGGAATGTGAGTGATAAAGCGTTTGATGCACAcagtaaatgtgttttatatacAGTGAGAATTAAATCATTATTGCATTGGATAACACAATATCAAACAGGCTGTGGCTTTGGAAAACAAATTACACTAAGCCCTAACAATAACCACATTACACTGTGTTAGTTCAAATATTAACCCAAGTGACATctatttacatgtggtatagcTCATCATATTATAAACATGATCGCATGTTTGACAACCAAAACCGTGACGTTTGTGCTACCACTTCAAGTTCTTcctttattttttgtcatttatgtACTTTTCGTACTTTTATAGCCTTTTCGGTTTCAGTTCTCACTGACACAAGGATGATGCTTACTTGATCATGTGACAAACAATCCATGAACTTTGAATAGGCAAACACGTGTGCGTGAGCTCTGTGGTTCTCTTGACACTCACCGTGTTCTAGAATGAAACTCACAACATCAGTATGACCGTGCCCAGCTGCCAAGTGCAAAGCCGTGCAGCCCATCGAGTCCCGCGCTAACAAACTGACCCCACTGCCATAGAAGTTCGACACCTCATAGATCACAAGACAACAAGTGTGATTATTTACCAAGACGTGTTTCTGGTTGCGCAACTTAAACCAAATCACAACTTTGCAC
The Paramisgurnus dabryanus chromosome 1, PD_genome_1.1, whole genome shotgun sequence genome window above contains:
- the LOC135747241 gene encoding uncharacterized protein isoform X2, with the protein product MDTDQSNNHVQVLAEDSLEFRLLMAYTRKRRPTDSRLQKDRTEEKTLTTEDCDVRSKKKKKSLNKRISGLFMCVKPQAKKRLDSEHMKGPAMVRDVSVVSDAEKVEDMASQLTEISNSVHLDPCDIESDGEDDPLIQKIVELLKVHGDELNEKIMADKALSESLASSLSYGFFTTVMDSFCTSATRELPPQEEAEKTEVALICEATSKLFGVDHHPMRRVLGFGAKYLQEKFPNWISINIGHVEDEEEDEEEIE
- the LOC135747241 gene encoding uncharacterized protein isoform X1 produces the protein MDTDQSNNHVQVLAEDSLEFRLLMAYTRKRRPTDSRLQKDRTEEKTLTTEDCDVRSKKKKKSLNKRISGLFMCVKPQAKKRLDSEHMKGPAMVRGVSDVSVVSDAEKVEDMASQLTEISNSVHLDPCDIESDGEDDPLIQKIVELLKVHGDELNEKIMADKALSESLASSLSYGFFTTVMDSFCTSATRELPPQEEAEKTEVALICEATSKLFGVDHHPMRRVLGFGAKYLQEKFPNWISINIGHVEDEEEDEEEIE